A single region of the Halopiger xanaduensis SH-6 genome encodes:
- a CDS encoding CopG family transcriptional regulator, producing the protein MAKDTVRYPDEVVEEIDALVEDGMFESKSEFYRFSAEYVLTLINDEHEVETFNFDEIKSELDITEQDHAKALGADGGTLFLDAVITVRKQGLRGNYEAAERFIDTHYDSTDQECIILEELLGTYREKSP; encoded by the coding sequence ATGGCTAAAGATACCGTCAGGTACCCCGACGAGGTCGTCGAGGAGATCGACGCGCTCGTCGAAGACGGTATGTTCGAGAGCAAGTCCGAGTTCTACCGGTTCTCCGCGGAGTACGTGCTCACGCTGATCAACGACGAGCACGAGGTCGAGACGTTCAACTTCGACGAGATCAAGTCGGAACTCGATATCACCGAACAGGACCACGCGAAGGCGCTGGGTGCCGACGGTGGAACCCTCTTTCTCGACGCCGTCATCACCGTCCGGAAACAGGGCCTGCGCGGCAACTACGAGGCCGCCGAACGGTTCATCGACACCCACTACGACTCGACCGACCAGGAGTGTATCATCCTCGAGGAACTGCTGGGCACGTACCGGGAGAAGTCGCCTTGA
- a CDS encoding MTH865 family protein — translation MADEAELRQQMIDAFEGADYPVSSPMDLVPALPNGPGTKFESGDFSMTAMELNTKVSGGDFPYDDPESLVDDLLQELKEKGEL, via the coding sequence ATGGCAGACGAAGCCGAACTCCGACAGCAGATGATCGACGCGTTCGAAGGTGCGGACTACCCCGTCTCGAGTCCGATGGATCTCGTCCCGGCGCTGCCGAACGGGCCCGGAACGAAGTTCGAGTCCGGGGACTTCTCGATGACCGCGATGGAACTGAACACGAAGGTCTCGGGCGGGGACTTCCCCTACGACGACCCCGAGTCGCTCGTCGACGACCTCCTCCAGGAACTCAAAGAGAAGGGCGAACTGTAA
- a CDS encoding bacterio-opsin activator domain-containing protein, protein MTRDSYGQPIVLVCGADTRESRLAGSLEAAADRPVRAIAAARLADALETVDGAESREVPGNGDSSASAAGDPDADGGLPRPAAVVLETDDRSELRTLLERVRDAADAPAIAAPPAGSEPLAAAAVRADADEYAPVDRDDAVDRILEAAADGTDRDGTDGERDYHQILANELPDEAFVIGEDGTYLDAQIRPDAAELYTVSSDDLIGRRLEDAFPDDTVAKLRGCMDRAFETETIQSVEYEAETTEGWRRFEARVVPIDERIDGQRAVVWLARDITERAKRERELRSRQARLERLNRINAVIRDAIETLVQAPTRDAIEQQVCEQLVDSELYCGALIVERAADDTLAYRIGAGDATAYMAHSRDVDAAEHCSVTRAAETGETQITDHILETEPLPDDLQEAAREDDVRATIAVPITYEDATYGVLSVLASRTDAFTDSEAAAFELLGETIGFTIMAVKNRQLLLADTVVELEFRIDGGETFSFDLSEAYDCTCSLEWVGTSSRGKTFQFVTVDGLDGETVLEEAQAHDSIEECRLIHDGTSQCTIEMRLAESGVRTLANHGATIRDVAVNDGVGTCLVEVSQDANVREIADALSVIYENTELVARREVDRPVRTAAERRNRILDELTERQLTTLRVAYYAGFFDWPRESTGEEIAEAMDVTPPTMHQHLRKGMKTILNEFFEEGDWTPEEL, encoded by the coding sequence ATGACACGCGATTCGTACGGCCAACCGATCGTCCTCGTTTGCGGCGCAGACACTCGCGAGAGTCGCCTCGCCGGGTCGCTCGAGGCGGCGGCAGACCGGCCGGTACGAGCGATCGCAGCGGCGCGTCTGGCGGACGCGCTCGAGACGGTCGACGGGGCCGAGAGTCGCGAGGTACCCGGCAACGGCGACTCGAGCGCGTCCGCTGCTGGTGATCCCGACGCCGACGGCGGCCTTCCCCGTCCGGCTGCTGTCGTCCTCGAGACCGACGATCGATCGGAACTGCGGACCCTCCTCGAGCGCGTTCGCGACGCCGCGGACGCGCCGGCGATCGCGGCCCCGCCGGCCGGCAGCGAACCGCTCGCAGCGGCCGCGGTCCGCGCGGACGCCGACGAGTACGCGCCGGTCGACCGCGACGATGCAGTTGATCGAATCCTCGAGGCGGCCGCAGACGGGACCGACCGTGACGGGACCGACGGGGAGCGAGACTACCATCAGATCCTCGCCAACGAACTCCCCGACGAGGCGTTCGTGATCGGCGAGGACGGCACGTACCTCGACGCGCAGATCCGACCCGACGCCGCGGAGTTGTACACCGTCTCGTCGGACGACCTGATCGGTCGCCGACTCGAGGACGCGTTCCCCGACGACACCGTAGCGAAACTGCGAGGATGTATGGATCGCGCGTTCGAGACCGAAACGATCCAGTCCGTCGAATACGAGGCCGAAACGACCGAGGGCTGGCGGCGATTCGAGGCGCGGGTCGTCCCGATCGACGAGCGGATCGACGGCCAGCGGGCCGTCGTCTGGCTGGCCCGCGATATCACCGAACGCGCGAAACGCGAGCGCGAACTCCGCTCGCGACAGGCCCGCCTCGAGCGGCTCAATCGAATTAACGCGGTCATCCGCGACGCGATCGAGACGCTCGTCCAGGCGCCGACCCGGGACGCGATCGAGCAGCAGGTCTGCGAGCAGCTCGTCGACTCGGAGCTCTACTGCGGCGCCCTGATCGTCGAACGGGCGGCCGACGACACCCTCGCCTACCGGATCGGCGCGGGCGACGCGACGGCGTACATGGCACACAGCAGGGACGTCGACGCCGCCGAGCACTGTTCGGTCACCCGGGCCGCCGAAACGGGCGAGACGCAGATCACCGATCACATCCTCGAGACCGAGCCGCTCCCCGACGACCTGCAAGAGGCGGCCCGCGAGGACGACGTCAGAGCCACCATCGCGGTGCCGATCACGTACGAGGACGCCACCTACGGCGTGCTCTCGGTGCTCGCGAGCCGCACCGACGCCTTCACCGACAGCGAGGCCGCCGCCTTCGAGCTGCTCGGCGAGACGATCGGCTTCACGATCATGGCGGTCAAGAACCGCCAGCTCCTGCTTGCCGACACCGTCGTCGAACTCGAGTTCCGAATCGACGGCGGCGAGACGTTCTCGTTCGACCTCTCGGAAGCGTACGACTGCACCTGCTCGCTCGAGTGGGTCGGCACGTCGTCGCGGGGGAAGACCTTCCAGTTCGTCACCGTCGACGGGCTCGACGGCGAGACCGTCCTCGAGGAGGCGCAAGCCCACGACTCGATCGAGGAGTGTCGGCTCATCCACGACGGGACGAGCCAGTGTACGATCGAGATGCGCCTGGCCGAGTCCGGCGTGCGGACGCTGGCGAACCACGGCGCGACGATCCGAGACGTCGCGGTGAACGACGGCGTCGGCACCTGTCTGGTCGAAGTGTCCCAGGATGCGAACGTTCGCGAGATCGCCGACGCGCTGTCGGTGATCTACGAGAACACCGAACTGGTCGCCCGCCGCGAGGTCGATCGCCCGGTTCGGACGGCCGCCGAGCGGCGCAACCGAATCCTCGACGAACTGACGGAGCGCCAGCTGACGACGCTTCGGGTCGCCTACTACGCCGGCTTCTTCGACTGGCCCCGCGAGAGCACGGGCGAAGAGATCGCGGAGGCGATGGACGTCACGCCGCCGACGATGCACCAGCACCTCCGGAAGGGGATGAAAACGATCCTCAACGAGTTCTTCGAGGAAGGCGACTGGACGCCCGAGGAACTGTAA
- a CDS encoding tRNA sulfurtransferase, with amino-acid sequence MHPPGADTVLVRHGDLNTKSDTVKQYMEGILIENLEALLEDRSIPGEVERRWNRPLIHTEPDAVEAATAAAADAFGVVSASACLTTSTEKGEILEALAEIARECYGGGTFAVDARRANKELPYGSEELARDGGTAIWEAVEDEFEPEVDLDDPDLTFGVEVRDEAAFIYLEKVDGPGGLPLGAQETVIAMISGGIDSPVAAYEMMKRGAPVVPVYVDLGAYGGIDHEARAMETVRTLSRYAPNFDMQVYKIPGGETVDLLVNEMEQGRMLSLRRFFYRAAETLAERVDAHGIVTGEAVGQKSSQTLQNLAVTSRATDLPIHRPLLTRDKQDIVARAREIDTFTDSTIDAGCNRVAPDRAETNARLEPLLEAEPDDLFERAAEAAENAELVEP; translated from the coding sequence ATGCATCCGCCGGGAGCCGACACCGTCCTCGTCCGCCACGGTGACCTGAACACCAAGAGCGACACGGTCAAACAGTACATGGAGGGCATCCTCATCGAGAACCTCGAGGCGCTGCTCGAGGACCGCTCGATCCCCGGCGAGGTCGAACGCCGGTGGAACCGGCCCCTGATCCACACCGAGCCGGACGCGGTCGAGGCCGCGACCGCGGCCGCGGCCGACGCCTTCGGCGTCGTCTCCGCGAGCGCGTGTCTGACCACCAGTACCGAAAAGGGCGAGATCCTCGAGGCGCTCGCGGAAATCGCCCGCGAGTGCTACGGAGGCGGTACCTTCGCCGTCGACGCCCGGCGGGCGAACAAGGAGCTCCCCTACGGCAGCGAGGAGCTGGCTCGCGACGGCGGGACGGCGATCTGGGAGGCCGTCGAGGACGAGTTCGAGCCCGAAGTCGACCTCGACGATCCCGACCTCACGTTCGGCGTCGAAGTGCGGGACGAGGCCGCGTTCATCTACCTCGAGAAGGTCGACGGCCCCGGCGGCCTCCCGCTCGGCGCCCAGGAGACGGTGATCGCGATGATCAGCGGCGGGATCGACTCGCCGGTCGCGGCCTACGAGATGATGAAACGCGGCGCCCCGGTCGTGCCGGTCTACGTCGATCTGGGCGCCTACGGCGGCATCGACCACGAAGCCCGGGCGATGGAAACGGTGCGGACGCTCTCGCGGTACGCGCCCAACTTCGACATGCAGGTCTACAAGATTCCCGGCGGCGAGACCGTGGACCTGCTGGTCAACGAAATGGAGCAGGGGCGGATGCTGTCGCTGCGGCGCTTCTTCTACCGCGCCGCGGAGACGCTCGCGGAGCGGGTCGACGCCCACGGCATCGTTACGGGCGAGGCCGTCGGCCAGAAGTCCAGCCAGACCCTGCAAAATCTCGCGGTCACCAGCCGCGCCACCGACCTGCCGATCCACCGGCCGCTGCTCACCCGCGACAAACAGGACATCGTCGCCCGGGCCCGCGAGATCGACACGTTCACCGACTCGACGATCGACGCCGGCTGCAACCGCGTCGCGCCCGACCGCGCCGAGACGAATGCGCGCCTCGAGCCGCTGCTCGAGGCCGAACCCGACGACCTGTTCGAACGCGCTGCGGAGGCAGCAGAGAACGCGGAACTGGTCGAACCCTGA
- a CDS encoding MFS transporter — MSLPSASSNRVVLAVVASTFFVGFGGGVVFPILPNLGEVLGISAFMVGIILSANRFTRLVANAPAGSLVDRIGTRKPFIAGLAIEGLATFGYVVALAAGRSVLWFLPNVPEFWFMVARILWGVGSALVFATAYTITADVSEADSRGTSMGIVRAGITFGFPAGLVLGGLVSDIWGNVEAFVLAAAFAGLASVIAYLIVPETHVDSEQKSVKPWDIETTVPALTVGLVNFGLYFAYIGVLFSTLVLLLDERAIVIFGLDAQGSSGMLMAVTVLSGSVFTLGGGALSDAVGARVPVMLGFLLTSFVGFVALATGRSFEVLVLACLLIGAGQGGVGGPLTALLADLTPEERVGRAMGTNNVFGDVGGGLGPLVSLPLVDLVSFEFVYGLSAILPVLAGVVLLAGIYAHTGRVNPSIGESTG; from the coding sequence GTGTCACTTCCGTCGGCCAGTTCGAACCGTGTCGTCCTCGCCGTCGTCGCCAGTACCTTCTTCGTCGGCTTCGGCGGCGGCGTCGTCTTCCCGATCCTCCCCAACCTGGGCGAGGTGCTGGGTATTTCGGCGTTCATGGTCGGGATCATCCTGAGCGCGAACCGATTCACCCGGCTGGTAGCCAACGCGCCGGCCGGCTCGCTCGTCGATCGGATCGGCACACGGAAACCGTTCATCGCCGGCTTGGCGATCGAGGGGCTCGCGACGTTCGGCTACGTCGTCGCGCTCGCCGCGGGAAGGTCGGTGCTGTGGTTTCTGCCGAACGTTCCCGAGTTCTGGTTCATGGTCGCCCGCATTCTCTGGGGCGTCGGCAGCGCGCTCGTCTTCGCGACCGCGTACACGATCACGGCCGACGTCAGCGAGGCCGACTCGAGGGGGACGAGCATGGGGATCGTCCGCGCCGGGATCACGTTCGGCTTCCCCGCGGGGCTCGTGCTGGGCGGGCTCGTCAGCGATATCTGGGGGAACGTCGAGGCGTTCGTCCTCGCGGCCGCCTTCGCCGGCCTCGCGAGCGTCATCGCGTACCTGATCGTCCCCGAGACGCACGTCGACAGCGAGCAGAAGTCGGTCAAGCCCTGGGACATCGAGACGACCGTGCCGGCGCTGACCGTCGGCCTCGTCAACTTCGGGCTCTACTTCGCCTACATCGGGGTACTGTTCTCGACGCTCGTCCTGTTGCTCGACGAGCGCGCGATCGTGATATTCGGCCTCGACGCGCAGGGTTCCTCGGGCATGCTGATGGCCGTGACCGTGCTTTCGGGCTCCGTGTTCACGCTCGGCGGCGGCGCGCTCTCCGACGCCGTCGGGGCCCGCGTCCCCGTCATGCTCGGCTTCCTGCTGACCTCCTTCGTCGGCTTCGTCGCGCTGGCGACGGGCCGGAGCTTCGAGGTGCTGGTGCTCGCCTGCCTCCTGATCGGCGCGGGCCAGGGCGGCGTCGGCGGTCCGCTGACGGCGCTGCTGGCCGACCTCACGCCGGAGGAACGGGTCGGCCGCGCGATGGGGACGAACAACGTCTTCGGCGACGTCGGCGGCGGTCTCGGACCGCTGGTCTCCCTGCCGCTCGTCGATCTCGTCAGCTTCGAGTTCGTCTACGGGCTCAGCGCGATTCTGCCGGTACTGGCCGGCGTCGTCCTCCTCGCAGGAATCTACGCCCACACCGGTCGCGTGAACCCCTCGATCGGCGAATCGACCGGCTAA
- a CDS encoding methionine adenosyltransferase, translated as MSERNIRVEPIDRHAVEDQEVEIVERKGIGHPDTICDGVAEAVSEALAQEYIDRVGEVLHFNTDETQLVAGEAAPAFGGGEVVDPIYLLIVGRATKHYDGQTIPAETIALRAAREYLESEIPQLNVGEDIVVDVKLGEGSGDLQEVFGEDEVSVPMANDTSFGVGHAPLTETEQIVLEAESRLNGEFADENPYLGPDVKLMGKREGDTIDVTVAAAMIDEHIADLDEYIDAVDAVEAFVEDVATEHTDREVNVHVNTADDYEEGSIYLTVTGTSAEQGDDGSVGRGNRANGLITPNRSMSMEATSGKNPVNHIGKIYNLLSTEIAEEVVAEVDGIRDLRVRLLSQIGRPIDQPHVADVHVVTDDGVTLEDVESDIENIVDRELANVTDITRQVIDGELTTY; from the coding sequence ATGAGCGAGCGGAACATCCGGGTCGAGCCGATCGACCGGCACGCAGTCGAGGATCAAGAGGTCGAAATCGTCGAACGAAAGGGGATCGGTCACCCCGACACCATCTGCGACGGGGTCGCCGAGGCGGTCTCCGAGGCGCTCGCCCAGGAGTACATCGACCGCGTCGGCGAGGTGCTGCACTTCAACACCGACGAGACGCAACTCGTCGCGGGCGAAGCCGCACCCGCCTTCGGCGGCGGCGAGGTCGTCGACCCCATCTATCTCCTGATCGTCGGTCGCGCGACCAAACACTACGACGGCCAGACGATCCCCGCCGAGACGATCGCGCTGCGAGCCGCCCGCGAGTACCTCGAGTCCGAGATTCCCCAGCTAAACGTCGGCGAGGACATCGTCGTCGACGTCAAGCTCGGCGAGGGCAGCGGCGACCTGCAGGAGGTCTTCGGCGAGGACGAGGTCAGCGTCCCGATGGCCAACGACACCAGCTTCGGCGTCGGCCACGCGCCCCTAACCGAGACCGAGCAGATCGTCCTCGAGGCCGAGTCGCGGCTGAACGGCGAGTTCGCGGACGAGAACCCCTACCTCGGCCCGGACGTGAAGCTCATGGGCAAGCGCGAGGGCGACACGATCGACGTCACCGTCGCCGCGGCGATGATCGACGAGCACATCGCCGACCTCGACGAGTACATCGACGCCGTCGACGCGGTCGAGGCGTTCGTCGAGGACGTCGCGACCGAGCACACCGACCGCGAGGTCAACGTCCACGTCAACACGGCCGACGACTACGAGGAGGGCTCGATCTACCTCACCGTCACCGGCACCTCTGCCGAGCAGGGCGACGACGGCTCCGTCGGCCGCGGCAACCGCGCGAACGGGCTCATCACGCCCAACCGCTCGATGTCGATGGAGGCCACCAGCGGGAAGAACCCGGTCAACCACATCGGGAAGATCTACAACCTGCTCTCGACCGAGATCGCCGAGGAGGTCGTCGCCGAGGTCGACGGCATCCGCGACCTGCGCGTGCGACTCCTCTCCCAGATCGGCCGCCCGATCGACCAGCCCCACGTCGCCGACGTCCACGTCGTCACCGACGACGGCGTGACCCTCGAGGACGTCGAGTCGGACATCGAGAACATCGTCGACCGCGAACTCGCGAACGTCACCGACATCACTCGGCAGGTCATCGACGGCGAGCTCACCACGTACTGA
- the cyaB gene encoding class IV adenylate cyclase — MYEVEVKVPADPDLAAVRERLERGGGSDGADEARRLEADRAETVVQEDTYYDAPHRSFPETDEALRIRRESTPGSESDAAEDAESRITYKGPLLDDESKSREEIETAVADGEKMDAVLTNLGFAPAATVRKEREHYTVALAVDDDGDERTYTYTITLDAVDDVGEYVEVETDVEREADLETARRGAYAVLESLDLDPDDQIRTSYLGLLLES, encoded by the coding sequence ATGTACGAGGTCGAAGTCAAGGTGCCCGCCGACCCCGATCTCGCGGCCGTCCGGGAGCGCCTCGAGCGCGGGGGCGGTTCCGACGGCGCGGACGAGGCGCGCCGTCTCGAGGCCGACCGAGCGGAGACCGTCGTCCAGGAGGACACCTACTACGACGCGCCCCACCGGTCGTTTCCCGAGACGGACGAGGCGCTGCGGATTCGCCGGGAGTCGACGCCCGGTTCCGAGTCCGACGCTGCCGAGGACGCCGAGAGCCGCATCACCTACAAGGGGCCGCTGCTCGACGACGAATCCAAGAGCCGCGAGGAGATCGAGACCGCCGTTGCGGACGGCGAGAAGATGGACGCCGTGCTGACCAACCTCGGGTTCGCTCCCGCCGCGACGGTCCGCAAGGAACGCGAGCACTACACCGTCGCGCTCGCGGTCGACGACGACGGGGACGAGCGCACGTACACCTACACGATCACGCTCGACGCCGTCGACGACGTCGGCGAGTACGTCGAGGTCGAGACCGACGTCGAACGCGAAGCCGACCTCGAGACGGCCCGCAGGGGTGCCTACGCCGTCCTCGAGTCCTTGGACCTCGATCCGGACGACCAGATTCGGACCTCCTACCTCGGCCTGTTGTTGGAATCGTGA
- a CDS encoding FKBP-type peptidyl-prolyl cis-trans isomerase: protein MTEEEEAELDEQADDVEADAEDAESEAEGLQNGDFVEIEYTAYTVDGDQLVDTTDPEVAEEEGVDDQGQEFKPRTIVLGEGHIFEAVEEDIVGSEPGAEGTVTVPAEDAFGEYDPDDVQTVSAEKIDEDDRYPGANVQIDGQQGYISTIIGGRARVDFNHPLAGEDVEYEYEVVDEVEDREEKAAGLFEMYLGMEPELWIETDEVEEEVPVEPDEDEDEDDDDEPAEPEFETEVVEKETLYLEATPQMTMNQQWMMGKQQIAQDIMGKVDVDRVIVQEVIDGMGGMGMPGMMGGGMGGMGGGDIEEALEDADVDADEIVEELEGAEE, encoded by the coding sequence ATGACCGAGGAAGAGGAGGCCGAGCTAGACGAGCAGGCCGATGACGTCGAAGCAGACGCAGAAGACGCCGAATCCGAAGCCGAAGGGCTTCAGAACGGCGACTTCGTCGAGATCGAGTACACCGCCTACACCGTCGACGGCGACCAGCTCGTCGACACGACCGATCCCGAAGTCGCCGAGGAAGAAGGCGTCGACGACCAGGGACAGGAATTCAAGCCGCGCACGATCGTCCTCGGCGAGGGCCACATCTTCGAGGCCGTCGAAGAGGACATCGTCGGCTCCGAGCCCGGCGCCGAAGGGACCGTGACCGTGCCCGCCGAGGACGCCTTCGGCGAGTACGACCCCGACGACGTCCAGACCGTCAGCGCCGAGAAGATCGACGAAGACGACCGCTACCCCGGTGCGAACGTGCAGATCGACGGCCAGCAGGGCTACATCAGCACGATCATCGGCGGCCGCGCCCGCGTCGACTTCAACCACCCGCTCGCGGGCGAGGACGTCGAGTACGAGTACGAGGTCGTCGACGAGGTCGAGGACCGCGAAGAGAAGGCTGCCGGCCTGTTCGAGATGTACCTCGGCATGGAGCCCGAGCTCTGGATCGAGACGGACGAAGTCGAGGAAGAGGTCCCCGTCGAGCCCGACGAGGACGAAGACGAGGATGACGACGACGAACCCGCCGAACCCGAGTTCGAGACCGAGGTCGTCGAGAAGGAGACCCTCTACCTCGAGGCCACGCCCCAGATGACGATGAACCAGCAGTGGATGATGGGCAAGCAGCAGATCGCCCAGGACATCATGGGTAAGGTCGATGTCGACCGCGTCATCGTCCAGGAGGTCATCGACGGCATGGGCGGCATGGGCATGCCCGGCATGATGGGCGGCGGCATGGGCGGCATGGGCGGCGGCGACATCGAGGAGGCCCTCGAGGACGCCGACGTCGACGCCGACGAGATCGTCGAAGAACTCGAAGGCGCCGAGGAGTAG
- a CDS encoding RAD55 family ATPase, protein MVDRLETGIDVLDRKLDGGLPPGSVIAFTALPASQSELLLYELTAARGTLYLTTERTTETVEYAIADSPSAVGSPTIRHVTGDAPLEAARQLVDALPDGANLIIDTMNTLERTDTDEYIDFLNDLKTRMVETGSIAVLHCLKAQDPPANRARTFHAADAIFDLTTDITGTELENHLTIPKFRNGGQPTEAIKLELTEEVEIDTSRDIA, encoded by the coding sequence ATGGTGGATCGGTTGGAAACCGGCATCGACGTGCTGGATCGGAAACTCGACGGCGGCCTTCCGCCGGGGAGTGTCATCGCCTTTACGGCGCTGCCGGCCAGCCAGTCCGAACTGCTCCTGTACGAACTCACGGCCGCGCGCGGCACGCTCTATCTGACGACCGAGCGGACGACGGAGACCGTCGAGTACGCGATCGCGGATTCGCCCTCGGCCGTCGGCAGTCCGACGATCAGACACGTCACCGGCGACGCGCCGCTCGAGGCGGCCCGCCAACTCGTCGACGCCCTTCCCGACGGCGCGAACCTCATCATCGACACGATGAACACGCTCGAGCGGACGGACACCGACGAGTACATCGACTTCCTCAACGACCTCAAGACCCGGATGGTCGAGACGGGATCGATCGCGGTGTTGCACTGCTTGAAAGCACAGGACCCGCCCGCAAACCGGGCGCGGACGTTCCACGCCGCCGACGCCATTTTCGATCTCACGACGGACATCACCGGGACCGAACTCGAGAACCACCTCACGATCCCGAAGTTCCGCAACGGCGGCCAGCCGACCGAGGCGATCAAACTCGAGCTCACGGAGGAGGTCGAGATCGACACGAGTCGGGATATCGCCTGA
- the pyrB gene encoding aspartate carbamoyltransferase, whose amino-acid sequence MRHDHLITSKQLSRGDIETVLDRAAEIDADRAAVADRHAGKLLGLLFFEPSTRTKMSFETAMKRLGGDVVDMGSVESSSVKKGETLADTVRVIEGYADALVLRHPKQGAATMASEFVDVPLLNAGDGAGHHPTQTLLDLYTIRENAGLDDLTIGIMGDLKYGRTVHSLAYALTNFDASQHFISPESLQLPREVVYDLHQQQGAQIREHESLEEVLPSLDVLYVTRIQRERFPDENEYQKVAGEYQIDAETLEAAGDDLTVMHPLPRVDEIAPEIDETDHAAYFEQAHNGVPVRMALLDLLLTGAEGEGGETDE is encoded by the coding sequence ATGCGCCACGATCACCTCATCACGAGCAAACAGCTTTCGCGGGGGGACATCGAAACCGTCCTCGATCGGGCGGCCGAGATCGACGCCGACCGGGCGGCCGTCGCCGACCGGCACGCGGGGAAACTGCTCGGACTCCTCTTTTTCGAGCCGAGCACGCGGACGAAGATGAGCTTCGAAACCGCGATGAAGCGCCTGGGAGGCGACGTCGTCGACATGGGCTCGGTCGAATCCTCGAGCGTCAAGAAGGGGGAGACGCTCGCCGACACCGTGCGGGTCATCGAGGGCTACGCCGACGCGCTCGTCTTGCGCCACCCCAAACAGGGCGCGGCGACGATGGCCAGCGAGTTCGTCGACGTCCCGCTGCTGAACGCGGGCGACGGCGCGGGTCACCACCCGACCCAGACGCTGCTGGACCTCTACACGATCCGGGAGAACGCCGGGCTGGACGACCTCACCATCGGGATCATGGGCGACCTGAAGTACGGCCGAACCGTCCACTCGCTGGCCTACGCGCTGACGAACTTCGACGCGAGCCAGCACTTCATCAGCCCCGAGAGCCTGCAACTGCCCCGCGAGGTCGTCTACGACCTGCACCAGCAGCAGGGCGCCCAGATCCGCGAGCACGAATCGCTCGAGGAGGTGCTGCCCTCGCTGGACGTGCTCTACGTCACCCGCATCCAGCGCGAGCGGTTCCCCGACGAGAACGAGTACCAGAAGGTCGCCGGCGAGTACCAGATCGACGCCGAGACGCTCGAGGCGGCCGGCGACGACCTGACCGTGATGCACCCGCTGCCCCGCGTCGACGAGATCGCGCCGGAGATCGACGAGACCGACCACGCGGCGTACTTCGAGCAGGCCCACAACGGCGTTCCGGTGCGGATGGCGCTGCTGGATCTCCTGCTTACCGGCGCCGAGGGCGAGGGAGGTGAAACCGATGAGTGA
- the pyrI gene encoding aspartate carbamoyltransferase regulatory subunit yields MSDDHDHHDGNADHELRVSKIRDGTVIDHVHGGQALNVLAILGIDGSEGEEVSIGMNVPSDRLARKDIVKVEGRELSQDEVDVLSLIAPDATINIVREYEVIEKHRVERPDVVEGVLSCPNRGCITTGDEPVTSRFEVLEDGVRCAYCETIVRDEIASLIETN; encoded by the coding sequence ATGAGTGACGACCACGACCACCACGACGGCAACGCGGACCACGAACTGCGAGTCAGCAAGATCCGCGACGGCACCGTCATCGACCACGTCCACGGGGGCCAGGCGCTGAACGTCCTCGCAATCTTAGGCATCGACGGCAGCGAGGGCGAGGAAGTCTCGATCGGGATGAACGTCCCCTCGGACCGGCTCGCGCGAAAGGATATCGTCAAGGTCGAGGGCCGGGAGCTGAGCCAGGACGAGGTCGACGTCCTCTCGCTGATCGCGCCCGACGCGACGATCAACATCGTCCGCGAGTACGAGGTGATCGAGAAACACCGCGTCGAGCGCCCCGACGTCGTCGAAGGCGTCCTCTCCTGTCCGAACCGCGGCTGCATCACGACCGGCGACGAGCCGGTCACCTCGCGGTTCGAGGTGCTCGAGGACGGCGTCCGGTGTGCGTACTGCGAGACGATCGTCCGGGACGAAATCGCGTCGCTGATCGAGACGAACTGA